The Pseudomonas sp. FP2309 genomic sequence CTTATGCGTCGCGGCCTGGTACTTGTTGCGCAGGCTGGGCACGGCCGAAGAGGGCGGTGCTGCGCGGCAACGTTCAGCGTCGGCGGACAGCCACACCCCGTGGCTGAGCCGCTCGCTGTACCTGACGTGGGCGATTGCCTTTCTCAACGGTATGGCATTGCTGCCGTTCCAGACCTACCTGGCGCCGTACTTGCGCGATGAACTGGGGGTGTCGGTGCAGGACACCGGTTTTATCTGGACGACCCTGGGGGCGGTGGGCATGGCCTCGGGGTTTCTGGTGGGGTGGATGGCTGACAAGGTCGGGGTGCGCACGTCATTGGCGATGTGCTTTTTAAGTGCGGGCCTGGCCGCCGTCCTGGTGTTCTGTTTCAACAGCCTGCCCTTGTTTTATCTGGCGGCGTTTTTGTTCGCGCTGGCGTTCTACCCGATCTTCGGCCTGGTACCCAGCTATATCGGGCAGATCGTACCGGTCAGCCGGCTGACCCAGGCTTTTGGTATCGCTAACGTGTTGATTGGCCTGGGCGGGGTCTGCGGCAACTTTCTGGGTGGGTTCTCCAAGGACCTGACGAGCTCGTTCTCAAGCGTCTATTGGGTGGTTGCATTGTTGCTGTTCGTGCAATGCGTGATGGTCGTCATGTTGGGTAAACCGCAGGTGTTGCCGATGGAGGGTCAGCGGCCATGAGTGATGTTGCGCAGGGCCCAAACCCGGATCTGCATGCCTTTGCCTTCAGCCATCCGCGCGCCGAGCGCGCGCGCCTGGGGCAGACGCCCAGGGTCATCTGGATGACGGGCATCTCCGCATCCGGCAAGTCGACCATCGCCGATGCGCTCGACATGGCCCTGCAGGCGCAAGGACGCCTGACCTGCATCATCGACGGTGATTCGGTGCGCGCAGGGCTGTGCCGGGACCTGGGTTTCACCGACCGTGACCGTGATGAGAACATTCGGCGGGTTGCGGAAGTGGCGCGCCTGATGCTCGATGCCGGGCTGATGGTGATCGTGGCGCTGATCTCCCCATCGTCCGCCAGCCGGCATTACGCACGCTCGATCATCGGCAATGAGTTTTTTGTTGAAGTGCATGTGGATGCGCCACTGGAAACCGCCGAGAGACGCGACCCTAAAGGCCTATACAAGAAAGCCCGCCAAGGATTGATCAAGCACTTCACCGGGATTGATTCCCCCTATGATGTGCCGGTTTTTCCGGAGGTTCATTTGGATACCCGGGCGCTTTGCGTTGCGCAGTCGGTGGAGGTGATCCTCGATTGGCTGGCACGCAACGACGATCACACATAGCCGCTGGTCTTTGCACCGCAGTGCCGGTGTTTGCATGTCCGGAAAACAAGGTAATCTGCGCCATCGCAGCACTACCGCGTTTCAGGAGCAGTCATGACACATTTCACGGGTACTGCAAAATCGATTCGTTTGATTGGCGGGGCCCGGGTATTGGACTTTATCAACACCACCAATGGCCGCCGCCCTGGCTCTGCACTCAAAGTGCTGGAGGAACGGCTCACCAGTTTTCAATTCTTCTTTGAATGGGCGCTGCATGCCTCGCTGGTCTCTGCCCAGGAATTCGAGGCGTACAGGCCAATGGTGTTCGACTCGCCTATCTCCTACCAGCCGGATCTGGACGCCGTGATTGCCTTCCGGGAGTGCCTGTATGCGGCGTTTTATCCGCTGTCGCTGGGGCGGGCGGCCCCCGACGAAGCCTTGCAGCAGATCAACCTCGGCTTGCAGCAAGGAGTGGGCCGGCGGGTGCTGCGTTCGGTCGAAGGCCTGCCGGCCTGGGAATGGAAACCCTGCGCTGATGCCCAGGCGCTGAGCGCGATGTTGATCGGGCGTCTGGCGATCGATGCGACGCAACTGCTGGTCAGCACTGATCTTCGCGAACTCAAGAGTTGCACCGCCACCGACTGCGATTGGATCTTTCTGGACAGCTCCAAGAACAAACTGCGCAAATGGTGCCAGATGAGTGTGTGCGGCAGCCGGGAGAAATTGAGCCGCCTCCGGCAGGCGCTGTAAGGGGTAAACCTGGACTAACTCGCCGCGATCAGCAATAGACCTATTTCTTACAGCCCCGCAGGACCTATCCCTGTGGGATCAGGAACCGATTCCGACATAAACGCCACACATGGGCTAGCTGATGGGCTTCGACATGCGTTGGAGCGACAAGCTGAAGATCGCATCCACCCTACTGGAGAAAATTATGTCGGTATCGATGTCCGATACACCCGCATTTGCCTCATCACCCACTGATCTTTCGCAGATTCATTCCAAGCCTGAGACCAAAGCCGGTCGACCGGCGCCTGTGGTCAACACTGCTGCGAACGTCAGCTTTGTGCCGCGTGAGGGCCAGGGCGGGCCGGTGTTCGGCAAACATTACCCTTCAACAGGGCGTCATCTTCCTGTCGAGCACCTGGCCCCCAACCTTAGCGCACCGGCGCTGTCGAGCTTTATGGACGCGTTCAAGCATTGGATGAGCCAATGGTTTTCAGGGCATCGCCCACCCATGGGGCCGGGCTACCACAGGCCACCGGCAAAACCGGATCCGGCGTGCAGCCATGCACCGTCGCGCCCCAACCCTCATGGTGATAAACCGTACCCGAACCCGATAGGCAAGCCACACCCGCACTACGCACGCAAAACCAATGAACAGCTGGCGCAGCAGTTGCAGCGGCACTTCAACGCTTTCAGCGACCCGTTGAAACCTGGGTATGTGAGTGCTGACAGCATCTACGCGATGGCGAAAAAGGGCTGGTCGTTCGATCCCGTCACGAACGCAAACATTCGCCTGGCCAATGAACTGCTAAGGCGTCCCGAACTTATGAGTGCCCTTGACCGGAACACGTCGACCGGGGCATTGGACGGGCTGATCGACCGGCAAAATGTCAACGTGGTCATAAAAGGAAAGAACGCCTTCAAGTACAAGACTGACAAGCAGTTGGCGGGCGAGATGCTCAAGCATTTCAATGCGTTGAAGAGCAATTCCTGGGATGGGCAGCTGAGTTTCAATGAGCTGAGGGGGCTGGCCGCGCAGCGGCCGAGCGGAAACGCTTCCAAGGATCACGTCATCCAACTGGCCCAGGAAATTCTCAAGCGCAGCGACGTGCTGACGATCATGGACAATCTTGCCGGGCGTGACGGTGACGGTCGAATCAGTTGGCGAGCGCTTTATTTGCTTTCCCGCTGATCGATACCCAGGCGCCGTCACCTGATGACGGCGCCTGCTGTTGTTTTGTCAGGAACTGTTTACGCGGGTTTGCCACATAGGTGATACCGACGTTGATCGAATCGGTCGCGTTTCAGATCCCGAACCAGGGCTAAAAATGACGTCAACCTCGTTTAATTCTCCCCAACACGGTGGTCAGGACCGCTTTCACAGTGCCCAGGATGCCGGTGCGCCGGTCCTCAGCAATGACCACGTCGTGCAAGACCCTCTGACTGCGCCGCACATGCATGCGGTGGAAGCCCGACGGATGAAGACCTTCGAAGGCCAGCGCAAATTCCAGGCACCGGTCGCGGATGACTTTTCCCGGGGCATGCTCGCCACCGGGAAGGTGAACGGTGATGACACGCCCTCACTCAGATACACCGGACTGATCAACAGTCTGGCAGCCTGGTGGCGTCGGTAAAGGGCGTCCTGGCGGCGTTTTTACATGCTGTCATCTGTATTCGACGATCATCTGGAACTGTCGTGTTCGCCCAGCCACACATGAGGCACTTGTCTGAGTTGAACCCATTTGATGGTTTCAATCGCCATGCTGGCGAGCATCGGGCAGGTACGTATTGGAAAGCGTTGGAGAGAGTCCATGACAATCGAGGGTGCACTACCTCACGTTCGACCCTTGGCCCTTGACGGGCCAGCCCTGCGAACCACCGCGCCAGCACCGGCCGCATCCGCTGAAACGCTGGAAGCACCGTACTCTGAGCGCCCAATCGGAGAGCCTCGCAGGCCCCTGCAACCGCGCGCGTCAGTGTCGGTGCTGCATCACCGGGCGTTGCAGAATTTACCTGCTGCGCGCGCCAACCTTCCCCCACCCGGTGCCACTTCCACCGATAGCCAACTGGCAACCGCCCTGGAAAAAGCCTTCGGCCTGCTGCACCCGTTCATCAGCGACGGGCGTTTGACCTGGTCGTCATTGCAACGTATTGGCGCGCAACCTCAGGGTGAGAGCGAGGAGCGGGATCGAGCGATTCAGGTAGTCGGCGAAATACTCAAGCGTCCACGGCTGAGCGATGCCATTTTGAGTCGCGACGGCTATATCACGCGCGATAGCCTCAGGGGCGCGGCCCAGGCGTTGCAGGGCAACAGCTCACCTGGCGTGTTCAGCCAGGATCCGTTTCACGTCAAAAGCAACGCCCACGTGGTTCAGGCGCTGCAAGGGCAGTTTGAGCAATTGAGAGACAGGACCCAGGACCGGACATATCTCTTCGAACAACACCAGTACGTCGAAATTGCCACGCTCAAAACCGTCATGCAGGACCCCTATGCCGTTGATCAACAGGGTGTACCGGTGCTTG encodes the following:
- a CDS encoding nitrate/nitrite transporter gives rise to the protein MTTLVQGHARPLDSIVLAVVLTGFVASTYGFGVYLFANLVVDMRRDIGFDYTTVGLITGGAQIGFLLFSSVTSLISRYVDGWKISLVSTVITSLALLGLSVSNSIWLSGALLILLGGCSASVYIPLAEIVTKGFSPGNRSRVMGLISSGTSYGVFINGLLVSFLTLQGGWRSIWLTAGLISVTLCVAAWYLLRRLGTAEEGGAARQRSASADSHTPWLSRSLYLTWAIAFLNGMALLPFQTYLAPYLRDELGVSVQDTGFIWTTLGAVGMASGFLVGWMADKVGVRTSLAMCFLSAGLAAVLVFCFNSLPLFYLAAFLFALAFYPIFGLVPSYIGQIVPVSRLTQAFGIANVLIGLGGVCGNFLGGFSKDLTSSFSSVYWVVALLLFVQCVMVVMLGKPQVLPMEGQRP
- the cysC gene encoding adenylyl-sulfate kinase, coding for MSDVAQGPNPDLHAFAFSHPRAERARLGQTPRVIWMTGISASGKSTIADALDMALQAQGRLTCIIDGDSVRAGLCRDLGFTDRDRDENIRRVAEVARLMLDAGLMVIVALISPSSASRHYARSIIGNEFFVEVHVDAPLETAERRDPKGLYKKARQGLIKHFTGIDSPYDVPVFPEVHLDTRALCVAQSVEVILDWLARNDDHT
- a CDS encoding CGNR zinc finger domain-containing protein; its protein translation is MTHFTGTAKSIRLIGGARVLDFINTTNGRRPGSALKVLEERLTSFQFFFEWALHASLVSAQEFEAYRPMVFDSPISYQPDLDAVIAFRECLYAAFYPLSLGRAAPDEALQQINLGLQQGVGRRVLRSVEGLPAWEWKPCADAQALSAMLIGRLAIDATQLLVSTDLRELKSCTATDCDWIFLDSSKNKLRKWCQMSVCGSREKLSRLRQAL
- a CDS encoding type III secretion effector protein; translation: MGFDMRWSDKLKIASTLLEKIMSVSMSDTPAFASSPTDLSQIHSKPETKAGRPAPVVNTAANVSFVPREGQGGPVFGKHYPSTGRHLPVEHLAPNLSAPALSSFMDAFKHWMSQWFSGHRPPMGPGYHRPPAKPDPACSHAPSRPNPHGDKPYPNPIGKPHPHYARKTNEQLAQQLQRHFNAFSDPLKPGYVSADSIYAMAKKGWSFDPVTNANIRLANELLRRPELMSALDRNTSTGALDGLIDRQNVNVVIKGKNAFKYKTDKQLAGEMLKHFNALKSNSWDGQLSFNELRGLAAQRPSGNASKDHVIQLAQEILKRSDVLTIMDNLAGRDGDGRISWRALYLLSR
- a CDS encoding type III secretion protein translates to MTSTSFNSPQHGGQDRFHSAQDAGAPVLSNDHVVQDPLTAPHMHAVEARRMKTFEGQRKFQAPVADDFSRGMLATGKVNGDDTPSLRYTGLINSLAAWWRR
- a CDS encoding type III secretion protein — protein: MLASIGQVRIGKRWRESMTIEGALPHVRPLALDGPALRTTAPAPAASAETLEAPYSERPIGEPRRPLQPRASVSVLHHRALQNLPAARANLPPPGATSTDSQLATALEKAFGLLHPFISDGRLTWSSLQRIGAQPQGESEERDRAIQVVGEILKRPRLSDAILSRDGYITRDSLRGAAQALQGNSSPGVFSQDPFHVKSNAHVVQALQGQFEQLRDRTQDRTYLFEQHQYVEIATLKTVMQDPYAVDQQGVPVLDPFTGMPRPRYSEFCVYTAKNIVERPGLLSALERANATRLFGPFQKDGWLSNKSLERWLEQDEAYKAR